The following are from one region of the Etheostoma spectabile isolate EspeVRDwgs_2016 chromosome 15, UIUC_Espe_1.0, whole genome shotgun sequence genome:
- the nkiras2 gene encoding NF-kappa-B inhibitor-interacting Ras-like protein 2, producing MVKSCKVVVCGQAAVGKTAVLEQLLYANHVAGSEPMETLEDIYISSIETDRGTREQVRFYDTRGLRDGMEFPRHYYTFADGFVLVYSIDNKESFKRMEALKKDIDRQRDKKEVTIVVLGNKLDKQDERRVDSNMAQNWAKNEKVRLWEVSVVDRRTLIEPFVYLASKMTQPQSKSTFPLSRNKNKGSGSTDS from the exons ATGGTCAAAAGCTGTAAGGTGGTTGTGTGTGGCCAGGCTGCAGTTGGTAAAACAGCTGTATTGGAACAACTACTGTACGCCAATCATGTTGCAG GTTCAGAGCCCATGGAGACCCTGGAGGATATATACATCAGCTCCATAGAAACTGACCGTGGCACACGAGAGCAGGTGCGCTTCTATGACACCCGCGGACTCCGGGATGGGATGGAGTTTCCTCGACATTACTACACATTTGCTGATGGCTTTGTACTGGTCTACAGCATTGACAATAAAGAGTCATTTAAGCGGATGGAGGCCCTCAAGAAGGACATTGACCGTCAGAGAGACAAGAAAGAG GTGACCATTGTTGTGCTGGGTAACAAGCTGGATAAGCAGGATGAGAGGCGAGTTGACTCCAACATGGCCCAGAACTGGGCGAAGAATGAGAAGGTGCGTCTGTGGGAGGTGTCAGTGGTGGACCGGCGCACACTGATCGAACCCTTTGTCTACCTGGCCAGCAAAATGACCCAGCCACAGAGCAAGTCCACTTTCCCTCTCAGTCGCAATAAGAATAAGGGCAGTGGTTCTACAGACAGCTAA
- the dnajc7 gene encoding dnaJ homolog subfamily C member 7 isoform X1 encodes MATENCDAVNMDPDMELLSDEELEREAEGFKEQGNAFYIKKDYAEAFNYYSKAIDMCPKNASYYGNRAATLMMLCRYREALEDSQQAVRLDNDFMKGHLREGKCHLSLGNAMAASRCFQRVLELEPDNSQVQQELKNADSVLEYERMAEIGFEKRDFRMVVFCMDRALESAVACHRFKILKAECLALLGRYPEAQSVASDILRMESTNADALYVRGLCLYYEDCIDKAVQFFVQALRMAPDHDKARLACRNAKALKAKKEEGNKAFKEGSFEAAYELYSEALTIDPNNIKTNAKLYCNRATVGSKLKKLEQAIEDCTKAIKLDETYIKAYLRRAQCYMDTEQYEEAVRDYEKVYQTEKTKEHKHFLKHAQLELKKSKRKDYYKVLGVNKNATEDEIKKAYRKRALLHHPDRHSGASPELQKEEEKKFKEVGEAFSVLSDPKKKARYDSGQDLEDDGMNMGDFDANNIFKAFFGGPGGFSFEGNSASGPGNFFFQFG; translated from the exons ATGGCGACGGAGAACTGTGATGCTGTGAACATGGACCCTGACATGGAGCTGCTCAGTGACGAAGAATTAGAAAG GGAAGCGGAGGGCTTCAAAGAGCAAGGCAATGCCTTTTATATCAAAAAGGATTATGCAGAAGCATTCAATTATTACTCCAAGGCCATAG ACATGTGTCCAAAGAATGCAAGTTACTATGGAAACCGGGCAGCCACGCTAATGATGTTGTGTCGGTACAGAGAGGCTTTAGAGGATTCCCAGCAAGCAGTACGACTAGATAACGACTTCATGAAG GGCCATCTGCGAGAGGGCAAGTGCCACCTGTCCCTTGGCAATGCTATGGCTGCCAGCCGCTGTTTCCAGAGGGTTCTGGAGCTGGAGCCTGACAACAGCCAGGTCCAGCAGGAG CTGAAGAATGCAGACTCCGTCCTTGAATATGAGAGAATGGCAGAGATAGGATTTGAGAAGAGAGACTTCAGGATG GTTGTTTTTTGCATGGACCGTGCCTTGGAGTCTGCCGTAGCCTGTCACAGGTTCAAGATACTGAAGGCAGAGTGCTTAGCCCTGCTGGGACGCTACCCAGAGGCTCAGTCTGTAGCCAG TGATATTCTGCGAATGGAGTCCACCAATGCAGATGCACTGTACGTGCGTGGCCTTTGTCTGTACTATGAGGACTGCATTGACAAGGCTGTCCAGTTCTTTGTCCAGGCCCTGCGCATGGCTCCTGACCACGACAAGGCTCGGCTCGCATGCAGA AATGCCAAAGCACTGAAAGCTAAGAAGGAGGAGGGGAACAAGGCGTTCAAGGAGGGAAGCTTTGAGGCAGCCTATGAGCTGTACTCTGAGGCACTAACAATAGACCCCAACAACATCAAGACTAACGCCAAGCTGTACTGTAATAGGGCCACTGTTGGATCCAAG CTGAAGAAATTAGAACAGGCCATTGAAGACTGCACGAAGGCCATTAAACTGGATGAGACCTACATCAAGGCCTATTTACGGAGAGCACAGTG CTACATGGACACAGAGCAGTATGAAGAGGCAGTGCGAGATTATGAGAAGGTTTACCAGACAGAGAAGACAAAAG AACACAAGCACTTTCTGAAACATGCCCAGCTGGAGTTGAAGAAAAGTAAGCGGAAAGATTACTACAAAGTGCTTGGGGTGAATAAGAATGCCACAGAAGATGAGATCAAGAAAGCTTACCGCAAACGGGCGCTGTTACATCACCCAG ACCGTCACAGTGGAGCTAGTCCTGAGTTGcagaaggaagaggagaagaagttTAAGGAGGTGGGCGAGGCTTTCAGCGTGCTTTCGGACCCAAAGAAGAAGGCTCGCTATGACAGCGGTCAGGATCTGGAGGATGACGGCATGAACATGGGAG ATTTTGATGCCAACAACATTTTCAAGGCGTTCTTTGGAGGCCCAGGGGGGTTTAGTTTCGAAGGTAACTCAG caTCTGGACCAGGAAATTTCTTCTTCCAGTTTGGTTAA
- the dnajc7 gene encoding dnaJ homolog subfamily C member 7 isoform X2, with translation MATENCDAVNMDPDMELLSDEELEREAEGFKEQGNAFYIKKDYAEAFNYYSKAIDMCPKNASYYGNRAATLMMLCRYREALEDSQQAVRLDNDFMKGHLREGKCHLSLGNAMAASRCFQRVLELEPDNSQVQQELKNADSVLEYERMAEIGFEKRDFRMVVFCMDRALESAVACHRFKILKAECLALLGRYPEAQSVASDILRMESTNADALYVRGLCLYYEDCIDKAVQFFVQALRMAPDHDKARLACRNAKALKAKKEEGNKAFKEGSFEAAYELYSEALTIDPNNIKTNAKLYCNRATVGSKLKKLEQAIEDCTKAIKLDETYIKAYLRRAQCYMDTEQYEEAVRDYEKVYQTEKTKEHKHFLKHAQLELKKSKRKDYYKVLGVNKNATEDEIKKAYRKRALLHHPDRHSGASPELQKEEEKKFKEVGEAFSVLSDPKKKARYDSGQDLEDDGMNMGDFDANNIFKAFFGGPGGFSFEASGPGNFFFQFG, from the exons ATGGCGACGGAGAACTGTGATGCTGTGAACATGGACCCTGACATGGAGCTGCTCAGTGACGAAGAATTAGAAAG GGAAGCGGAGGGCTTCAAAGAGCAAGGCAATGCCTTTTATATCAAAAAGGATTATGCAGAAGCATTCAATTATTACTCCAAGGCCATAG ACATGTGTCCAAAGAATGCAAGTTACTATGGAAACCGGGCAGCCACGCTAATGATGTTGTGTCGGTACAGAGAGGCTTTAGAGGATTCCCAGCAAGCAGTACGACTAGATAACGACTTCATGAAG GGCCATCTGCGAGAGGGCAAGTGCCACCTGTCCCTTGGCAATGCTATGGCTGCCAGCCGCTGTTTCCAGAGGGTTCTGGAGCTGGAGCCTGACAACAGCCAGGTCCAGCAGGAG CTGAAGAATGCAGACTCCGTCCTTGAATATGAGAGAATGGCAGAGATAGGATTTGAGAAGAGAGACTTCAGGATG GTTGTTTTTTGCATGGACCGTGCCTTGGAGTCTGCCGTAGCCTGTCACAGGTTCAAGATACTGAAGGCAGAGTGCTTAGCCCTGCTGGGACGCTACCCAGAGGCTCAGTCTGTAGCCAG TGATATTCTGCGAATGGAGTCCACCAATGCAGATGCACTGTACGTGCGTGGCCTTTGTCTGTACTATGAGGACTGCATTGACAAGGCTGTCCAGTTCTTTGTCCAGGCCCTGCGCATGGCTCCTGACCACGACAAGGCTCGGCTCGCATGCAGA AATGCCAAAGCACTGAAAGCTAAGAAGGAGGAGGGGAACAAGGCGTTCAAGGAGGGAAGCTTTGAGGCAGCCTATGAGCTGTACTCTGAGGCACTAACAATAGACCCCAACAACATCAAGACTAACGCCAAGCTGTACTGTAATAGGGCCACTGTTGGATCCAAG CTGAAGAAATTAGAACAGGCCATTGAAGACTGCACGAAGGCCATTAAACTGGATGAGACCTACATCAAGGCCTATTTACGGAGAGCACAGTG CTACATGGACACAGAGCAGTATGAAGAGGCAGTGCGAGATTATGAGAAGGTTTACCAGACAGAGAAGACAAAAG AACACAAGCACTTTCTGAAACATGCCCAGCTGGAGTTGAAGAAAAGTAAGCGGAAAGATTACTACAAAGTGCTTGGGGTGAATAAGAATGCCACAGAAGATGAGATCAAGAAAGCTTACCGCAAACGGGCGCTGTTACATCACCCAG ACCGTCACAGTGGAGCTAGTCCTGAGTTGcagaaggaagaggagaagaagttTAAGGAGGTGGGCGAGGCTTTCAGCGTGCTTTCGGACCCAAAGAAGAAGGCTCGCTATGACAGCGGTCAGGATCTGGAGGATGACGGCATGAACATGGGAG ATTTTGATGCCAACAACATTTTCAAGGCGTTCTTTGGAGGCCCAGGGGGGTTTAGTTTCGAAG caTCTGGACCAGGAAATTTCTTCTTCCAGTTTGGTTAA